From Calothrix sp. PCC 6303, a single genomic window includes:
- a CDS encoding serpin family protein — MKQKFSQAGENFRQRRYGVSLGRRYALAATSVVLMGVLGCSQLNSGSGAFAESRLPNSELPIPKPNMNLDPKLVAANTKFGFKLFSEINQENKEENIFISPSSVAIALAMTYNGAQGKTQQAMVKALELQGLNLQQINSSNAALKSLLENPDTQVQLTIANSLWANQQVAFKADFLQRNRDFYKAVVSNIDFSSADTLDIINGWVRENTKGKIEKIVDAIDPNQAMFLINAIYFKGSWTNAFDAKQTTESQFYLASGQAKKHPLMSQKGEYKYLETDEFQAVSLPYGKDGKVSFYAFLPKEKSNLQTFAQTLNAENWEKWMNQFSTRDGSVSLPRFKMDYEIDLKDSLVTLGMGEAFGNKADFSGIGKNLAISEVKHKTFVEVNEEGTEAAAVTSVGIRATSAIIKPEPFEMVINRPFFTCIRDNQTGSILFMGSIVDPS; from the coding sequence ATGAAGCAGAAATTTAGTCAGGCTGGGGAGAATTTTCGCCAAAGACGTTATGGTGTAAGTCTGGGGAGACGTTACGCTTTGGCAGCCACCAGTGTAGTTTTGATGGGGGTTTTAGGCTGTTCGCAGCTTAATAGTGGTTCTGGTGCTTTCGCAGAGTCGCGTTTACCCAATAGTGAGTTGCCTATACCAAAACCAAATATGAATTTAGATCCTAAATTAGTAGCAGCAAATACAAAATTCGGTTTTAAATTATTTTCAGAAATTAATCAAGAGAATAAAGAAGAAAATATATTTATCTCTCCATCCAGTGTAGCGATCGCACTAGCGATGACATACAATGGCGCTCAGGGCAAAACCCAACAAGCAATGGTAAAAGCATTGGAGTTGCAAGGGTTGAACTTACAGCAAATCAACTCTTCCAACGCGGCTTTGAAATCACTACTGGAAAATCCCGATACTCAGGTACAGTTAACTATCGCTAACTCTCTTTGGGCAAATCAGCAAGTGGCTTTCAAAGCTGATTTTCTCCAGCGCAATCGAGATTTTTACAAGGCAGTTGTATCAAATATTGATTTTAGTAGTGCTGATACACTAGATATTATTAATGGTTGGGTGCGAGAAAATACCAAGGGTAAGATAGAGAAAATTGTTGACGCAATTGACCCTAACCAAGCAATGTTCTTGATTAATGCCATTTACTTCAAGGGTAGTTGGACAAATGCCTTTGATGCTAAACAAACCACTGAGTCTCAATTTTACCTAGCATCAGGGCAAGCAAAAAAACATCCTCTGATGTCGCAAAAGGGCGAGTATAAATATTTAGAAACTGACGAATTTCAAGCTGTGAGTCTGCCTTACGGGAAAGATGGCAAAGTGAGTTTTTATGCTTTTCTCCCCAAAGAAAAATCAAATCTCCAAACCTTTGCCCAAACTTTGAATGCTGAGAATTGGGAAAAATGGATGAATCAATTTAGTACCCGTGATGGCAGCGTCAGTTTACCGCGCTTCAAGATGGATTATGAAATAGATCTCAAAGATTCTTTAGTTACTTTGGGAATGGGTGAAGCATTTGGCAATAAAGCTGATTTTTCCGGGATTGGCAAAAACTTAGCAATTAGCGAAGTTAAACACAAAACCTTTGTAGAAGTTAACGAAGAAGGAACTGAGGCAGCAGCAGTCACTTCAGTGGGTATTAGGGCAACATCTGCCATCATAAAACCAGAACCATTCGAGATGGTGATTAATCGTCCCTTCTTTACTTGTATCCGCGACAATCAAACTGGAAGTATTTTGTTTATGGGTTCAATTGTTGATCCTAGCTAG
- a CDS encoding DevA family ABC transporter ATP-binding protein: MNRKEPVISISHLNHYYGRSSLRKQILFDINLNIFPGEIVIMTGPSGSGKTTLLSLIGGLRSVQEGSLKFLGEELYRANQQKLVNIRRKIGFIFQAHNLLGFLTARQNVQMAVELDDSVSQPEAVNRAENMLRSVGLAQRVSYYPDNLSGGQKQRIAIARALVNNPSLVLADEPTAALDRQSGRDVVEIMQRLAKEQGTSILLVTHDNRILDIADRIINMEDGVLSRDSQNIVLSIESGFPTDFKKS; the protein is encoded by the coding sequence ATGAATAGAAAAGAGCCAGTAATTTCCATTAGCCACCTCAATCATTACTATGGTCGGAGTTCACTACGAAAACAAATTTTATTTGATATTAATTTAAATATTTTTCCCGGTGAAATTGTGATTATGACTGGACCATCAGGTTCGGGAAAAACAACCTTGTTGAGTTTGATTGGTGGTTTACGTTCTGTTCAAGAAGGAAGTCTAAAATTCCTGGGGGAAGAACTATACCGTGCTAACCAACAAAAACTTGTAAATATTCGCCGAAAAATTGGTTTTATTTTTCAAGCCCATAACTTATTAGGATTTTTAACTGCTAGACAAAATGTGCAAATGGCAGTGGAATTAGATGATTCTGTTTCTCAACCGGAAGCTGTAAACAGAGCAGAAAATATGTTACGTTCGGTAGGTTTGGCACAAAGGGTAAGCTACTACCCTGATAATCTATCTGGTGGACAAAAACAACGGATTGCTATTGCCCGCGCTTTGGTAAATAATCCTTCATTGGTACTTGCAGATGAACCAACAGCAGCTTTAGATCGTCAATCTGGTAGAGATGTTGTAGAAATAATGCAGCGTTTAGCAAAAGAACAAGGTACTTCTATTTTGTTGGTGACACACGATAACCGGATTTTGGATATCGCTGATCGGATTATTAATATGGAAGATGGTGTTTTATCTCGTGATTCTCAAAATATAGTTTTGAGTATTGAAAGTGGATTTCCTACTGATTTTAAGAAATCTTAA
- a CDS encoding AI-2E family transporter has translation MQTRKLLNWWQTLTPIVRLLAIVLFVPLLVLNGWAISSIFDYFHSLIVILVGASVLAFLLNYPVIWMERQGARREQVSILVFLLALSILLALGVTLFPLALTQAQQLVARIPELIDSGRSQLMLLNEKAEVVGLPVNLDALVVQINDRVKGQLQAIAGQVLNLAVITFTSILDFLLTMVLTFYLLQHGPELWQSLVDWLPAKFREPFSQTVRLSFQNFFITQLIVSICMASALISTFLWLKVPFGLLFGLTIGIMALVPYGGSVGIILTTSLVALQDFTMGVRVLIAAVIVQQILENLIAPRILGSFTGLNPVWSLISVLTGARIAGLLGVILAVPSAVVIKTILSSIRRGSGLDIGESVTVEVAAPEPSSQSAVVKNPPPLPS, from the coding sequence ATGCAGACACGCAAGCTCCTCAACTGGTGGCAAACACTAACACCGATAGTACGATTACTGGCAATTGTATTATTTGTACCGCTACTTGTGTTAAATGGATGGGCAATTTCGTCCATTTTCGATTATTTTCATTCCCTCATAGTTATTTTGGTTGGAGCGTCGGTATTAGCTTTTCTGCTTAACTATCCTGTAATTTGGATGGAACGTCAGGGTGCCCGACGCGAACAAGTTTCCATACTAGTATTTTTACTGGCTTTATCAATTTTACTAGCATTAGGGGTGACATTGTTCCCTCTGGCGCTAACACAAGCACAACAATTAGTGGCTCGAATTCCGGAGTTAATTGACTCTGGGCGATCGCAATTAATGCTGCTGAACGAAAAAGCTGAGGTTGTGGGTTTACCAGTTAATTTGGATGCATTGGTAGTTCAAATTAACGATCGTGTTAAGGGACAGCTGCAAGCGATCGCAGGTCAAGTTTTGAACCTGGCGGTCATTACTTTTACCAGCATACTTGACTTTTTGCTGACGATGGTGCTGACTTTTTATCTCTTACAGCACGGACCAGAATTGTGGCAAAGTTTGGTAGATTGGTTGCCTGCTAAATTCCGTGAACCCTTTTCGCAGACTGTGCGCTTGAGTTTCCAAAATTTCTTTATCACCCAGTTAATTGTCTCAATTTGCATGGCTTCAGCCCTAATTTCAACTTTCCTTTGGCTGAAGGTGCCATTCGGGCTGCTTTTTGGTTTGACAATTGGAATTATGGCACTTGTTCCCTATGGGGGTTCGGTGGGAATTATCCTCACAACTTCTTTGGTGGCACTTCAGGATTTTACAATGGGGGTGAGGGTACTAATTGCGGCGGTAATCGTTCAGCAAATCCTAGAAAACTTGATTGCACCGAGAATTTTGGGTAGTTTTACTGGACTTAACCCTGTTTGGTCTCTAATTTCGGTTCTCACAGGTGCCCGCATTGCGGGATTATTAGGTGTAATTCTCGCTGTCCCCAGCGCTGTTGTGATCAAAACTATTTTAAGCTCGATTCGGCGTGGTAGTGGTTTAGATATTGGTGAAAGTGTAACTGTCGAGGTGGCTGCACCAGAACCATCTTCGCAATCAGCAGTGGTCAAAAATCCTCCACCTCTACCTTCTTGA
- the bchB gene encoding ferredoxin:protochlorophyllide reductase (ATP-dependent) subunit B → MKLAYWMYAGPAHIGTLRVATSFKNVHAIMHAPLGDDYFNVMRSMLSRERNFTPVTTSVVDRNVLARGSQEKVVDNITRKDAEEHPDLIILTPTCTSSILQEDLANFVERASIDTKSDVMLADVNHYRVNELQAADRTLQQILELYIEKARKKGELPTAKTEKPSVNIIGISTLGFHNQHDCTELKKLMADLGIEVNAVIPEGASVHELKNLPRAWFNLIPYRELGVMAAEYLEKEFGMPYVDTTPMGVVETARCIRKIQQVINAQGADVNYEGFIEHQTLNVSQAAWFSRSIDCQNLTGKKAVVFGDSTHAAAMTKILAREMGIHVVWAGTYCKYDADWFREQVGEYCDEVIITEDHAAIGDAIARVEPSAIFGTQMERHVGKRLDIPCGVIASPIHVQNFPIGYKPFLGYEGTNQVTDLVYNSFTLGMEDHLLEIFGGHDTKEVITKGISAESDLSWTKDGLGELNKIPGFVRGKVKRNTEKFARERGFKDINAEVLYAAKESVGA, encoded by the coding sequence ATGAAATTAGCTTACTGGATGTATGCGGGTCCTGCACATATTGGTACATTGCGAGTTGCCACCTCTTTTAAAAACGTCCATGCAATTATGCACGCTCCCTTGGGTGATGATTATTTTAATGTGATGCGTTCGATGCTGTCACGGGAACGCAATTTTACTCCGGTGACAACAAGTGTAGTAGATCGGAATGTGTTGGCGCGGGGTTCACAGGAAAAAGTTGTAGATAATATCACCCGCAAAGATGCTGAAGAACATCCTGATTTAATTATTCTGACTCCTACCTGCACCTCTAGTATTCTCCAAGAAGATTTGGCGAATTTTGTGGAGAGGGCATCGATTGATACAAAATCAGATGTGATGCTGGCGGATGTTAACCATTATCGGGTGAATGAATTACAAGCTGCGGATCGGACTTTGCAGCAAATTCTGGAACTATATATCGAAAAAGCGCGGAAAAAAGGCGAACTACCCACAGCTAAAACCGAAAAACCCTCAGTTAATATCATTGGTATTTCTACTCTGGGTTTCCACAATCAACATGATTGTACTGAGTTGAAAAAACTCATGGCTGATTTGGGTATTGAAGTTAACGCGGTGATTCCTGAAGGTGCCTCTGTTCACGAGTTAAAGAATCTACCGCGTGCATGGTTTAATCTTATACCTTACCGCGAACTAGGTGTGATGGCGGCTGAATATTTGGAAAAAGAATTTGGAATGCCTTACGTAGATACTACACCCATGGGTGTAGTGGAAACAGCTAGATGCATCCGTAAAATTCAGCAGGTAATTAATGCTCAAGGTGCTGATGTTAATTACGAAGGGTTTATTGAACATCAAACCTTAAATGTATCCCAAGCTGCATGGTTTTCACGTTCCATCGATTGTCAAAACCTCACCGGGAAAAAAGCCGTTGTTTTCGGTGATAGTACCCACGCAGCGGCAATGACAAAGATTTTAGCGCGGGAAATGGGTATTCATGTGGTTTGGGCAGGAACCTACTGTAAATACGATGCTGATTGGTTCCGCGAACAAGTTGGTGAATATTGTGATGAAGTTATTATCACCGAAGATCACGCCGCAATTGGAGATGCGATCGCACGGGTGGAACCATCGGCTATTTTCGGTACTCAAATGGAACGTCATGTTGGTAAACGCTTGGATATTCCTTGTGGTGTGATTGCTTCACCCATCCACGTTCAAAATTTTCCCATCGGTTACAAGCCATTTTTAGGTTACGAAGGCACTAACCAAGTTACTGATTTGGTGTATAACTCCTTCACCTTGGGAATGGAAGATCACCTGTTAGAAATATTTGGTGGACATGATACCAAAGAAGTAATTACCAAAGGTATTTCGGCAGAATCGGATTTAAGCTGGACAAAAGACGGTTTGGGAGAATTAAACAAGATTCCCGGTTTTGTGCGGGGTAAAGTGAAGCGCAACACCGAAAAATTTGCGCGGGAAAGAGGATTTAAAGATATCAATGCCGAAGTTTTATATGCTGCGAAGGAATCAGTAGGTGCTTAA
- a CDS encoding RNA-guided endonuclease InsQ/TnpB family protein has product MKARYQYRFYPTEQQQQSLAQLFGCVRVVWNDALAICKQSEKLPSNNDLQKLVITQAKKTDERIWLSEVSSVALQQSVADLGVAYKNFFDSLKGKRKGKKVGSPKFKKKTNQQSARFVKTGFSLQGEQVYLAKIGNVKPIWSRELPSSPSSVTVIKDCANRYLLSFVVEIEPVNIDAKNQSIGIDLGIKTFAVMSNGEKAESPDYSFLDKKIRKLQKKLVRQPKDSQRRNKTRIQIAKLHNQIADTRKDFLHKLSTKIVSENKAIVLEDLNVSGMVKNRKLSRAISQEGWREFRTLCEGKSEKLNRDFHVISRWEPTSQVCSECGYKWGKLNLKVRKVQCLNCGTEHDRDENAAKNINKVGIGHCHDSKRTQRQSKTTIAW; this is encoded by the coding sequence ATGAAAGCCAGGTATCAATATCGTTTCTATCCAACAGAGCAACAGCAGCAGAGTTTAGCTCAGTTGTTTGGTTGCGTTAGGGTAGTCTGGAACGATGCCTTGGCAATTTGTAAACAGTCGGAAAAACTGCCGAGTAACAACGACTTGCAAAAGTTGGTGATTACCCAAGCTAAAAAGACTGATGAACGTATTTGGTTATCTGAGGTGTCCAGTGTCGCGTTGCAACAGTCAGTTGCAGATTTGGGAGTAGCCTATAAGAACTTTTTCGATTCTCTCAAAGGAAAGCGCAAAGGGAAAAAAGTAGGCAGTCCAAAGTTTAAAAAGAAAACTAATCAACAGTCAGCCCGTTTTGTAAAAACAGGTTTCTCACTTCAAGGGGAGCAGGTTTATCTAGCTAAGATTGGTAATGTTAAACCAATTTGGTCTAGAGAATTACCGTCATCGCCTAGCTCGGTAACAGTAATCAAGGATTGTGCTAATCGCTATTTACTCAGCTTTGTAGTAGAGATTGAGCCTGTTAATATTGATGCTAAAAACCAAAGTATTGGTATTGATTTGGGAATCAAAACTTTTGCTGTAATGAGTAATGGTGAAAAAGCTGAAAGCCCAGATTATTCATTCTTAGATAAGAAAATTCGTAAACTTCAAAAGAAGTTGGTGCGACAACCGAAAGACTCACAACGAAGAAATAAGACTCGGATTCAGATTGCAAAACTGCACAATCAAATCGCCGATACCCGTAAAGACTTCTTGCATAAGCTATCTACCAAAATAGTGAGTGAAAACAAAGCTATTGTTTTGGAAGATTTAAACGTATCTGGGATGGTTAAAAATCGTAAACTATCTAGAGCGATTAGTCAGGAAGGGTGGAGAGAATTTAGGACTTTGTGTGAAGGGAAGTCTGAGAAACTTAACCGAGATTTTCACGTTATAAGTCGATGGGAACCTACAAGCCAAGTTTGTTCAGAATGTGGTTATAAATGGGGCAAACTCAATTTAAAAGTTAGGAAGGTTCAGTGTTTAAATTGTGGCACTGAACACGACCGAGACGAGAATGCAGCAAAAAATATAAACAAAGTCGGGATAGGGCATTGCCACGACTCTAAACGGACACAGAGACAGAGTAAGACTACTATCGCCTGGTAG
- a CDS encoding Npun_F0494 family protein — translation MPFADSSTPSTLTFPQHILERAERSLVCSPFNFALFDAMRRDRVAMNAVTGNDGVSNGYTKYPISELAADNALAWLIQVGVLRREVDGQGITDSFRLTPLGRRLVEQCQSQNWRNSTLSDRINDTITRWLRLPF, via the coding sequence ATGCCTTTCGCTGATTCTTCAACCCCAAGTACCCTAACTTTTCCTCAGCATATCCTGGAACGTGCAGAGCGATCGCTTGTTTGTTCTCCCTTTAATTTTGCGTTGTTTGATGCCATGCGTAGGGATCGTGTTGCCATGAATGCAGTCACTGGGAATGACGGTGTAAGCAACGGTTACACCAAATACCCCATTTCCGAGTTAGCGGCAGATAATGCCTTAGCATGGCTGATTCAGGTGGGGGTGCTGCGACGGGAAGTGGATGGACAGGGAATTACCGATAGTTTTCGACTCACACCCCTAGGTAGAAGGTTAGTAGAACAGTGTCAGAGTCAAAATTGGCGTAATTCTACATTAAGCGATCGCATCAACGATACAATAACCCGTTGGCTAAGACTACCTTTTTAG
- a CDS encoding pentapeptide repeat-containing protein: protein MTIESNSSHYENPESLSEDNLQPDDFDGASDLIPDGLTTQQALAAISSLQSPKNTTAMRQSRSLFKGHSSNAVVVKPRAFLLLLVAVSLIFAGIIINNWLIGAIGTVLTLILSLAMLLPWLTEVISEWFSPQDRAVFVGFFGLIASIIGIVRFTGIGDDILRWGRRVNWEASGTLAEWFGALGQIFIAVIAVYVAWRQYVISKDLTIQQNLLTVQQNIITQQQTIDSYFQGVSDLVLDEEGLLEDWPQERAIAEGRTAAILSSVDGNGKAKIIRFLSRSKLLTPLKRDRHLGRAILDGSGGYAEDRLTGLRVIDLGVMLAGADLSGTDLRWTDLSEVNLVRADLSGCDLVKAILSRSILYNSDLSNTDLNGTCFFFGSAETASPRSRTKPPNYQTGEHTGAVVEDVDFSNAQRMSESSRYYCCAWGGEKTRGTIPGGCEGIPNKLGK, encoded by the coding sequence ATGACGATTGAATCTAACTCATCCCATTACGAAAATCCTGAATCTCTCTCGGAAGACAATTTGCAACCTGATGATTTTGATGGTGCTAGTGATTTAATTCCAGATGGATTAACTACACAACAGGCTTTAGCTGCGATATCATCGCTACAATCGCCGAAAAATACCACTGCAATGCGTCAATCACGTTCTTTATTTAAAGGACATTCTAGTAATGCTGTAGTGGTGAAACCCAGAGCATTTTTGTTGCTTCTGGTGGCGGTATCGCTGATTTTTGCGGGGATTATCATTAATAATTGGTTAATTGGGGCAATTGGAACTGTTCTTACACTAATTTTGTCCCTAGCAATGCTGCTACCATGGCTGACTGAAGTGATTAGTGAGTGGTTTTCACCCCAAGATAGAGCAGTTTTTGTGGGTTTTTTCGGATTAATTGCCTCTATTATCGGCATAGTTCGCTTCACTGGTATTGGTGATGATATTCTCCGCTGGGGAAGGAGAGTAAATTGGGAAGCATCAGGAACCTTGGCTGAATGGTTTGGTGCGTTAGGACAAATTTTCATTGCCGTGATTGCTGTTTACGTAGCTTGGAGACAGTATGTGATTTCCAAAGACTTAACGATTCAGCAAAATTTACTTACCGTCCAACAAAATATTATTACCCAACAACAAACCATCGATTCCTATTTCCAAGGGGTTTCTGATTTAGTCTTGGATGAAGAAGGGTTACTGGAAGACTGGCCCCAAGAAAGAGCGATCGCAGAAGGACGTACAGCCGCTATTCTCAGTAGCGTTGATGGGAATGGGAAAGCTAAAATTATCCGCTTTCTTTCGCGTTCAAAACTACTCACGCCGTTAAAGCGCGATCGCCATCTCGGACGAGCCATACTAGATGGTAGTGGTGGATATGCTGAAGATCGCCTTACCGGCTTGCGTGTGATCGATTTAGGAGTGATGTTAGCAGGTGCAGACCTCAGTGGAACTGATCTCCGCTGGACAGATCTTTCAGAAGTGAATCTAGTTCGTGCAGATCTAAGTGGTTGTGACTTAGTTAAAGCTATATTATCACGCAGCATTTTATATAATTCCGACCTGAGCAATACCGATTTAAACGGAACTTGCTTCTTTTTTGGCTCTGCGGAAACTGCATCACCCCGTAGTCGAACTAAGCCTCCCAATTACCAAACAGGTGAACATACAGGTGCTGTGGTTGAAGATGTTGACTTTAGCAATGCTCAACGGATGTCAGAATCTAGTCGCTACTACTGCTGTGCTTGGGGAGGGGAAAAAACTCGCGGAACCATTCCTGGAGGTTGTGAGGGAATTCCCAATAAATTGGGTAAGTAA
- a CDS encoding peroxiredoxin, with translation MPLAVGSNAPAFTAKDTNGNTISLSDFKGKTVVLYFYPKDDTPGCTKQACSFRDAESEYKSKDVVVLGVSVDDEASHQAFTQKYNLNFPLLADTDKSLVKAFDVDGGGYAKRVTFVIDSNGKITHVDDAVSTATHAGDVLAALGL, from the coding sequence ATGCCTTTAGCAGTTGGTTCCAATGCCCCAGCATTTACCGCCAAAGATACCAACGGAAATACTATTTCTTTGTCTGATTTCAAAGGCAAAACTGTAGTTCTATATTTCTACCCCAAAGATGACACACCAGGTTGTACCAAGCAAGCTTGCAGCTTCCGGGATGCTGAATCAGAATACAAGAGTAAGGATGTTGTTGTTCTAGGTGTCAGTGTTGATGATGAAGCTTCACACCAGGCTTTTACCCAAAAATATAACCTTAATTTTCCCCTTTTAGCAGATACTGATAAAAGCCTAGTTAAAGCCTTTGATGTTGATGGTGGTGGTTACGCTAAACGCGTAACTTTTGTTATTGATAGCAACGGTAAAATTACTCATGTTGATGATGCTGTTTCTACAGCAACCCATGCAGGTGATGTTTTAGCCGCATTAGGTTTGTAA
- the devC gene encoding ABC transporter permease DevC, giving the protein MIRKIPLAWLQLTRERTRLIVALAGIAFADILLFMQLGFQDSLYYSNVRFHTSLQADIVLISNQSNSLISMKSFSQRRLFQALDIKEVDSVHSIYVDITSWKNPTTGSTRNIFVMGFNPERNIFNLPGVAENLDKIKLADVILYDRSSRLEFGPIATDFTQGKIVTAEVRRRKVKVGGLFTLGASFGADGNILTSDTNFLRIFNNNRQPGLIEVGVVQLKPGSNVLQVKEVLEKYLSDEIRVFTKQEYIDFERDFWAKNTAIGFIFTLGAIMGFIVGTVIVYQILYTEVTDHLGEYATLKAIGYTHRYLLNVIVQESFILAILGYIPGFGSALFLYQKAREATLLPIFMTFERAIIVLILTILMCFLSGTIAVRKLQAADPADIF; this is encoded by the coding sequence ATGATCCGTAAAATACCTTTAGCATGGTTGCAATTAACACGCGAAAGAACTCGTTTAATTGTGGCATTAGCTGGAATTGCCTTTGCTGACATTTTGTTGTTTATGCAGTTGGGTTTTCAAGACTCACTGTATTACAGCAATGTCCGTTTTCATACTAGTTTGCAAGCGGATATTGTCTTAATTAGTAATCAGTCTAATTCTTTAATTTCGATGAAAAGCTTCTCTCAGAGGCGTTTGTTTCAAGCTTTGGATATTAAGGAAGTTGACTCTGTTCACTCTATCTATGTAGATATTACTAGCTGGAAAAACCCTACTACAGGCAGCACCCGAAATATTTTTGTGATGGGATTTAATCCCGAAAGAAATATATTTAATCTACCGGGTGTCGCTGAAAATCTCGACAAAATCAAGTTAGCCGATGTGATTTTGTATGACCGTTCATCTCGGTTAGAATTTGGTCCTATTGCTACAGATTTTACCCAAGGAAAGATTGTTACGGCTGAAGTTCGACGACGTAAAGTTAAAGTTGGAGGACTTTTTACATTAGGTGCTTCCTTTGGTGCAGATGGCAATATCTTAACTAGTGATACTAACTTTTTAAGGATATTTAATAATAATCGGCAGCCTGGATTAATTGAAGTTGGGGTAGTGCAATTAAAACCAGGAAGTAATGTCCTCCAGGTGAAAGAGGTATTAGAAAAATATCTATCTGACGAAATTAGAGTATTTACCAAACAGGAATATATCGACTTTGAGCGAGATTTCTGGGCAAAAAATACAGCAATTGGTTTTATTTTCACCCTAGGGGCAATTATGGGTTTTATTGTAGGAACCGTAATTGTTTACCAAATTCTCTACACAGAAGTCACCGATCATTTAGGAGAATATGCGACCTTGAAAGCAATCGGTTATACCCATAGATATCTATTAAATGTGATTGTTCAAGAATCATTTATTTTAGCTATTTTAGGATATATACCGGGGTTTGGTTCGGCTCTCTTTCTTTATCAGAAAGCAAGGGAGGCTACTTTATTGCCTATTTTCATGACCTTTGAAAGAGCCATCATAGTTTTAATTTTGACAATTTTGATGTGCTTTCTTTCCGGAACAATTGCAGTTAGGAAGCTCCAAGCTGCCGACCCAGCGGATATTTTCTAA
- a CDS encoding HlyD family efflux transporter periplasmic adaptor subunit, translating to MSRSPDESRTGEQPRGKSEVSWGVAVFVPLLIAAGVLSIAKWQQLTNVNDKPVPVSSVASSINALGRLEPKGEVIRLSAPTAGVDAASRVEQMLVREGERVKQGQIIAVLDNFSRNQAAVEEAKAKVQESRANFANVKAGSPRDIQAQNAVIGRLKAQLRGEADSQQATINRLQAQLKGERVSQDATVKRLQAELGGQTDSLQATVSRTQAERRNAQSEFGRYDKLFREGAISEQERDRRRLNAETSGQQVAESEANRKRAIATLQQQVAEARANQAKTITTLEQQIIEAQANRTKTIASLQRQIDEEAAKFNKIRDVSPTDIQIAQAQVSNAIANLRQAEAQINLSYIKAPTAGEVLKIHAKPGESMTAEGIAEIGRTDEMLVVAEIPEDNIGKVRLGQKAIITSDNGAFSGQLQGTVTEIGRKVGKKDVLNTDPAADVDARVVEVKIALPSKESETVSGLTFAKVLVQIAI from the coding sequence ATGTCGAGGTCGCCAGACGAATCAAGAACAGGCGAGCAGCCACGCGGAAAATCAGAAGTTTCTTGGGGCGTTGCTGTCTTCGTACCGTTATTAATTGCAGCGGGAGTATTATCTATTGCCAAATGGCAGCAGCTCACAAATGTGAATGACAAACCTGTGCCTGTAAGTTCAGTTGCATCCAGTATTAATGCTTTAGGACGTTTGGAACCTAAGGGAGAAGTGATCAGGTTATCAGCACCCACTGCTGGTGTTGATGCTGCTTCACGGGTTGAACAGATGTTAGTCAGGGAAGGTGAACGTGTTAAACAGGGGCAAATTATTGCAGTTTTAGATAATTTTTCTCGAAATCAAGCTGCTGTAGAAGAGGCAAAAGCCAAGGTACAGGAATCACGGGCAAATTTCGCAAATGTCAAAGCTGGTTCGCCACGAGATATCCAAGCGCAAAATGCAGTTATTGGACGTTTGAAAGCACAATTAAGGGGTGAAGCTGATTCTCAACAAGCGACAATTAACCGTTTGCAAGCGCAACTCAAAGGTGAACGAGTTAGCCAAGATGCCACAGTGAAGCGGTTACAAGCGGAATTGGGAGGACAAACAGATAGTTTGCAAGCAACAGTATCCCGCACCCAAGCTGAAAGACGCAATGCTCAGTCAGAATTTGGTCGCTATGATAAATTATTTCGGGAAGGGGCAATTTCGGAACAGGAGCGGGATAGAAGAAGATTAAATGCGGAAACTAGTGGGCAACAGGTAGCAGAAAGTGAGGCTAATCGCAAAAGAGCGATCGCTACTTTACAGCAACAGGTAGCAGAGGCAAGGGCAAATCAAGCCAAAACCATCACCACTCTAGAACAGCAGATTATAGAAGCTCAAGCTAACCGCACGAAAACCATAGCCAGTTTGCAGCGACAAATTGATGAAGAAGCCGCTAAATTTAACAAAATTCGGGATGTCAGCCCTACAGATATCCAGATAGCACAGGCACAAGTCAGCAATGCGATCGCAAATCTTCGCCAAGCCGAAGCCCAAATCAATTTAAGCTATATCAAAGCCCCAACTGCTGGTGAAGTTCTCAAAATTCATGCCAAACCCGGAGAATCCATGACTGCTGAGGGAATCGCCGAAATTGGACGCACGGATGAGATGTTGGTGGTTGCAGAGATTCCTGAAGATAATATTGGAAAAGTCCGTCTTGGACAAAAAGCAATTATTACCAGTGATAACGGGGCTTTTAGCGGACAATTACAAGGAACTGTCACCGAAATTGGTCGCAAAGTTGGTAAAAAAGACGTACTGAATACAGATCCCGCAGCCGATGTTGATGCCAGAGTTGTGGAAGTTAAAATCGCTCTACCCAGCAAAGAAAGCGAAACTGTTTCTGGTTTAACATTTGCCAAAGTATTAGTTCAAATTGCAATTTAA